The following coding sequences lie in one Mycobacterium gordonae genomic window:
- a CDS encoding alpha/beta hydrolase has product MQSNDSSPPILFIHGAFGRPSLLEPWTDFFGQAGFDCVAPALPGRDPSDDEALHRCGIGAFFDSVLRVYDALAAPPVIIGHSMGGLLAQKLAAARDPRAVVLLASVPPGILWPQLKPLPHLAPLMPSILAGRPILPSPRTMREVPLCTLPSAEQDALIPLLVRDSGKVYREMLIGAPVTRVNASDVTCPVLCVSAGEDRNVTSRASRQIARRYGAEHFVHPALPHWIIAESALHEVAPPVLAWISQALTLGA; this is encoded by the coding sequence ATGCAGTCGAACGACTCAAGCCCACCGATTCTGTTCATACACGGGGCATTCGGGCGCCCGTCCCTCCTCGAGCCGTGGACCGACTTCTTCGGTCAGGCCGGTTTCGACTGCGTCGCACCGGCATTGCCAGGACGCGATCCCTCTGATGACGAGGCGTTGCACCGCTGCGGCATCGGTGCGTTTTTTGACTCGGTACTTCGCGTCTACGACGCGCTTGCCGCACCACCGGTCATCATCGGTCACAGCATGGGTGGGTTACTCGCCCAGAAGCTCGCGGCGGCCCGCGACCCGCGCGCCGTCGTGCTCCTGGCTTCGGTTCCGCCCGGAATCCTCTGGCCGCAACTGAAACCACTCCCGCACCTGGCGCCACTGATGCCCTCCATCCTGGCGGGACGGCCGATCCTGCCGTCGCCCCGAACCATGCGCGAAGTCCCCCTGTGCACGCTGCCGTCCGCCGAACAGGATGCACTGATCCCGCTGCTGGTTCGCGATTCTGGGAAGGTGTACCGCGAGATGCTGATCGGTGCGCCCGTCACCCGGGTGAATGCTTCGGACGTCACGTGTCCGGTGCTCTGTGTCAGCGCGGGCGAAGACCGAAACGTCACGTCCCGGGCGTCGCGGCAGATTGCGCGCCGCTACGGCGCCGAACACTTCGTGCATCCCGCACTGCCGCATTGGATCATCGCGGAGTCAGCGTTGCACGAGGTGGCGCCGCCGGTGCTTGCCTGGATATCCCAGGCACTCACCCTCGGTGCCTGA